ACAACTCATTGCCACAAATGGCGCATTTATACATACCAGCCGAATGCTCATCCGCGTATTTTCCGGTAAACGGCGCCTCCGTCCCCTTTTCCCGCGCTACTCTCCTTAATTCAGGTGATAATTCTTCGTCTTTTTTCATATATTTATATTGATAATTCTAAGTTATCCACCATTACCCTATTCTATCAGAAGGTAATCGCGTGCTAAAATCAGAAAAGTTCTTCGCGTAAAAAGGAGGCTCTTATGTCCGACGATAGATTTGAAGTCGGCGACCGAGTTGATTGGTCGGATGAACTAGATTTGGAACGAAGAAAACAACTTGTTGAAGATTTTGGCCCCGGACCATTCGAAATCTACAAAACGGAAATCCGTGATTCCAAGCAATTCGTCGTTCTCTCCTGTAGAACAAAAAAGGAAGTTTTGGTTCTGGAGGATCGCGACCAACTCCTGTTTCCTATCAATGATCCGGCGGTCGCCAAAATTCCCGCTCGTATTTCTGCCTTTCTCTTGAAAAAAGTCTAACTGCCCCGTATTTCGGGGCGGTTTTTTTATTCTATTTTGACGAAAGATGCTTCGGTACAATTTTAAATGCCAATATCAACGCAAAAATAATCGCAAAGCCACACATAATGGAGGCAAGGGCGTTTCGCGCATCAGGAGAAATCACGAAAATTACCCCCATCGGCAAAATGAAAGAAAGATAGCCGGCTATAAACCAAAAAAGTATCTTCCTAGTTATGGTGGGTTTGTGAATGGCGGATATTTTTTCTAGAGCTTCCCAAATTCCCAGAATTAGAAAACCAAAATAATAAAAGCCGTAAAAGCCATATAGGGCCTGCGATGAATTAAAGATTACGTAATTACCACCACAAAAAGCGCCCGTGATTGCCTTGGGCACAAACAGAAAATAAGCGGCATACAAAATCGCAGCCACGTATCCCAATTTCAGGAAATGAGTCTTGTGGCTTAATTGTGATACCAGATAAAGACCGACTAGCGGCAATAAGGTGATCGCCACAAACCCTACACGTGACCACATCAGAGCATGCGGACTGCCGACGCAAATCAGATATTCCGCCAGCTGAAATGTGGCCAGAAGCGCTAAAAGCAAAGCGGCCGTCCTGCCGAATTTCGTCATTCTGTATCTCGCAAAAATATAAAGCGCAAGAATAATCTCAATAGCAAAAGTGGCCACCATCACAAAAGGCGAGAAGCAGAAGAAAGTAGATTTTTGCCTGAAAAACCTGAACATTAATTTAATATATACCATTCTACTTAATTTCTATATGTCTGGTACACATAACAAAGCGAATCGACATTTCTTCGTAAGGAACCCTACCGGCAGGCAGGTATTTTTTCTAAAGCGCAGGGAGTAGTTTCGAGGAACATGCCGGAGGCGATTTTGATTGGTTCGTTTGTTAATACAAACGAAAAATCGCCAAGGGAGAGGCGAAATTTTTCGCTGGAAAAAATTTACGCCGTTTCCGAGGGGCTATTCCCGGAGCCCTACCACCTACTACTAGATCCTCCTCCACCCGAACCGCCACCACCAAAGCCGCCAAAACCTCCGCCCCCACCAGAACCGCCACCTCCACCAATCCACCAAGGATAATGGCCGGAGAGTTTTCCTTTTTGGTATCCACGCGAAACAAAGAAATCAAACAGAAGACCGATAGGAACTAGAAGAGCCATCGAAAGAACGCCTGTATATAAAAATCCATAAAACGACCCAACGATTAGGCCGCCCACCCCGCCAAGAACTCCGCCGAGCCACCAAGACTTTGACCGCCCTAGTATCCGCGCCAACCAGAGCGGAACTACGAGAATCAACCAGCCGAAAAACTGGCCGTCAAAAGGCGAAGCTGCATTATCAGCCGGATTTTCACTCGGTATAATTTCTTCTTGATTTACCGCCGCAATAATTTTCTCTGTTACTCCGGATATTCCGGAATAAAAATCATCATTTCGAAAAGCCGGAACAGCCACATTCTGCTGAATCCAGTAAGATTGGGCGTCAGTAAGTAGGCCTTCTAATCCATAACCGACTTCAATCCGCATTTCATGGTCCTCAACTGCCACTAAAAATAAAACGCCATTGTCTTTCCCCTTCTCGCCGATTCCCCATTCCCGGAAAAGCTCGGAGGCGTAATTTTCAACCGTATCACCCTCCAGGCTTTCAATAGTAACGACAGCAATCTCAACGCCGGTACTCTTTTTAAATTCTACAAGCCGGTTCTCAATTTGAAGCCGCTGCTCGCCAGTCAAAACTCCCGCAAAGTCGCTAACGAAACCCGCCGGTTTGCCGGGATTGGAATATGCCAAAACAAAAGAGGGCAAAAATGCGAGGGCTAGAATAAATCCTATTCGCATTATTAAATTAAATTCGCATTATTCGCGATTACTAAGAACTAAAGCTTTACCGCTGGAGCGTTCTCGGCGCCGGCTGCAGCCTCAAAATAATTCCTTTGAGAAAATCCGAAAATGCCCGCCACTAAACTGCTGGGAAAAGTTTTAATGGAAACATTCAAAACGCGCACGCCATCGTTAAACCTTTTCCTTTCAACGCTGACCCTATTTTCTGTTCCTTCAAGTTGAACCATCAAAGTCTGCACATTAGCCGAAGATTGGAGTTGAGGATAATTTTCCATAATAGCGAGCAGTCTGCCGAAAGCGCTCTCCACTCCGGTAGCGGCGGCGGCTTTGTCGTTGATAGTAGCGGCGCCGGCATAACGAGTTCTGGCATCAGCCAATGCAGTAAAAATAGTCTGCTCCTGCTTCATCACCCCTTTCACCGACTCAACGAGGTTAGGAATCAAATCAAGTCTCCGCTGATATTGTGTTTCAACTTGCGCCCACTGGTTATCTACCGCCTCCCCTTTCGCCACCAAACCGTTGTAGGTAGACATTACGTAAACCGCCACAACCAATACTACGCCTGCGACTATCAATAGTGTTTTTTTCATAAAGTTAGTATACCATCCCATTTTAGTTATATAAGTCTGGTACACGTAACAAACTTTTCTGCTTACACTGAGCTTGCCGAAGTGCGGGCGGTGTCGGTCTAGAACCGACCCGATGTGAGCATTATAGGGCTTTCTTGGGGTTCATTCCAGTAGGCCGTTTGAGGTGTCTCGGTCGGGGGTCTTTATTCGGGAAATGAGACAAATGGGACACTGTAGGAGGTTACCGTTCGCTAATCACAACGCCAACCCTCTCAACCGCCTGGACTGTATTACCAGATTGGTCATACCAACTCAATCCTCTAGGCGCTGGTATTAAAATTAGAGTCCTCGGACGAGCTGTGAGTGCCTTCAGGACGACGCATAAAATAAACTTATCTCGATTCTTCTTTGAGTATGCATATTCGTTCGGAGTAAGTTCAATATTGATGCGGTCGCCCTTCGAACCTTTGACCTCGATATGAAGCTGGCGGCCACTCACCGATGTAGCTCGAACATCATAGCCAATCTTTTTTAGACTCACGTCCTCAACTAAATAGCCTCTATGCCTATAGGCCTCCATAACGCACTCCATTGCCCGCTTTTCAATTTCCATTCTCTCTTTGGTGTCCTGAATCCAACCGCCACGCCCCGCACTAAAGGCTCCTTTGCGCGACTTCGCCTGGCGGCTTGAGAATTCCCCGGCCTTAATAACCTTTAGAACACGCTCGTTGGTTAATTCGTTGCCGTACCAAAAGGGGCTTTGGCCGGGTTTTCCTTGTCGAGTGTTACCACTAATCGGTAACGCCGGGCGCTCGCCGGGCGCCAGCAACTTCGAGGAAGCCACTAGAGACTCGACGGTAAATTCACAAACATCGCCGCTATTTGTCGTCCGGTTCTTTGCCGGGGATCCTTCAGGTTTCTGCCGCTTGGCCCATACGCGAGCCCCATTAGACCATCCGACGATGACTCTCCCGCCCAAATATCGATGAGTAGCAAACCATATAACGGTCACCCCGTCCAAATACATAGCGTCTAAACCGGCGCCAAGCCTACTCAGGTCGGGGTTCTTGCCGCCTGGCGCGTGACCGAAATATTTTGTGCCATAAGGTTTAAAATTAAACTGAGTATGATCGTTGAGAGGCTCATCTCTCGTGTACTTAAATTTTCCATACGGCATGTCATCATCCGAAGCACCTTGGTAACGCTCCATCCAGGGTATATTAATATATAAAATAGGAGCTTCTTTCATTAGTACATTGTAACGTAT
This is a stretch of genomic DNA from bacterium. It encodes these proteins:
- a CDS encoding LemA family protein, encoding MKKTLLIVAGVVLVVAVYVMSTYNGLVAKGEAVDNQWAQVETQYQRRLDLIPNLVESVKGVMKQEQTIFTALADARTRYAGAATINDKAAAATGVESAFGRLLAIMENYPQLQSSANVQTLMVQLEGTENRVSVERKRFNDGVRVLNVSIKTFPSSLVAGIFGFSQRNYFEAAAGAENAPAVKL
- a CDS encoding DUF3883 domain-containing protein, with amino-acid sequence MKEAPILYINIPWMERYQGASDDDMPYGKFKYTRDEPLNDHTQFNFKPYGTKYFGHAPGGKNPDLSRLGAGLDAMYLDGVTVIWFATHRYLGGRVIVGWSNGARVWAKRQKPEGSPAKNRTTNSGDVCEFTVESLVASSKLLAPGERPALPISGNTRQGKPGQSPFWYGNELTNERVLKVIKAGEFSSRQAKSRKGAFSAGRGGWIQDTKERMEIEKRAMECVMEAYRHRGYLVEDVSLKKIGYDVRATSVSGRQLHIEVKGSKGDRINIELTPNEYAYSKKNRDKFILCVVLKALTARPRTLILIPAPRGLSWYDQSGNTVQAVERVGVVISER
- a CDS encoding TPM domain-containing protein; protein product: MRIGFILALAFLPSFVLAYSNPGKPAGFVSDFAGVLTGEQRLQIENRLVEFKKSTGVEIAVVTIESLEGDTVENYASELFREWGIGEKGKDNGVLFLVAVEDHEMRIEVGYGLEGLLTDAQSYWIQQNVAVPAFRNDDFYSGISGVTEKIIAAVNQEEIIPSENPADNAASPFDGQFFGWLILVVPLWLARILGRSKSWWLGGVLGGVGGLIVGSFYGFLYTGVLSMALLVPIGLLFDFFVSRGYQKGKLSGHYPWWIGGGGGSGGGGGFGGFGGGGSGGGGSSSRW